From a region of the Arvicanthis niloticus isolate mArvNil1 chromosome 6, mArvNil1.pat.X, whole genome shotgun sequence genome:
- the Mllt6 gene encoding protein AF-17 isoform X2 — protein sequence MKEMVGGCCVCSDERGWAENPLVYCDGHACSVAVHQACYGIVQVPTGPWFCRKCESQERAARVRCELCPHKDGALKRTDNGGWAHVVCALYIPEVQFANVLTMEPIVLQYVPHDRFNKTCYICEEQGRESKAASGACMTCNRHGCRQAFHVTCAQMAGLLCEEEVLEVDNVKYCGYCKYHFSKMKTSRHSSGGAGGGGAGGAGAGAGGGGSSGSSGTSGGGGGSGGGSNSFLSGRRSRSASPSTQQEKHPTHHEKGQKKSRKDKERLKQKHKKRPESPPSILAPPVVPTADKVSSATTSSHHEASTQETSESSRDSKGRKSSSHSLSHKGKKLGSGKGSSLQSSPDFAAFPKLEQPEEDKYSKPTAPTPPAPPSPTIPEPPKADLFEQKVVFSGFGPIMRFTTTTSSSSRARAPSPGDYKSPHVSGAGASAGTHKRMPALSATLGPAEEAPETTLKEKKHKASKRSRHGPGRPKGSRGKEGATGPTASLPAAQLAGFTATAASPFSGGSLVSSGLGGLASRTFGPSGSLPSLSLESPLLGAGIYTSNKDPISHGGGMLRAVCSTPLSSSLLGPTGTSALPRLSRSPFTSTLPSSSASISTTQVFSLAGSTFSLPSSHIFGTPMGTVNPLLTQAESSHTEPDLEDCSFRCHGTSPQESLSSMSPISSLPALFDQTTSAPCGSGQLDSTAPGTTNMEQLLEKQGDGETGVNIVEMLKALHALQKENQRLQEQILSLTAKKERLQILNVQLSVPFPALPAALPATNGPVPGPYGLLPQAGSSDSLSISKSPPGKNSLGLDNSLSTSSEDPHSGCPSRSSSSLSFHSTPPPLPLLQQSPATLPLALPGAPAPLPPQPQNGLGRAPGAAGLGAMPMAEGLLGGLAGNGSLPLNGLLGGLNGAAAPNPAGLSQAGGAPTLQLPGCLNSLTEQQRHLLQQQEQQLQQLQQLLASPQLTPEHQTVVYQMIQQIQQKRELQRLQMAGGSQLPMASLLAGSSTPLLSAGTSGLLPTASAPPLLPAGALVAPSLGSNTSLMAAAAAAAAVAAAGGPPVLTAQTNPFLSLPGADASGNGPKGGTADKGASASQEKG from the exons CTTGCTATGGCATCGTCCAGGTGCCAACAGGACCCTGGTTCTGCAGGAAATGTGAATCTCAGGAGCGTGCAGCCAGGGTG AGGTGTGAGCTGTGCCCACACAAAGATGGGGCATTGAAGAGGACTGACAATGGAG GCTGGGCCCATGTGGTGTGCGCCCTCTACATCCCCGAGGTGCAGTTCGCCAACGTGCTCACCATGGAGCCCATCGTCCTGCAGTACGTGCCTCATGATCGCTTCAACAAG ACCTGTTACATCTGTGAGGAACAGGGCCGGGAAAGCAAAGCCGCCTCAGGAGCCTGCATGACCTGTAACCGCCATGGATGCAGACAAGCTTTTCATGTTACCTG TGCCCAGATGGCAGGCCTGCTGTGCGAGGAGGAGGTGCTGGAGGTAGACAATGTGAAGTACTGTGGCTACTGCAAGTACCACTTCAGCAAAATG AAGACGTCCCGGCACTCCAGcgggggagcaggaggaggaggagcaggaggagcaggagcaggagcaggaggaggaggcagcagcggcagcagtgGTACCAGCGGTGGTGGAGGTGGCTCCGGGGGAGGCAGCAACAGCTTTCTTAGTGGCAGGAGAAGCCGGTCAGCCTCACCATCCACCCAGCAGGAGAAGCACCCTACCCACCATGAGAAGGGCCAGAAGAAG AGTCGAAAGGACAAAGAACGCCTTAAACAGAAGCACAAGAAGCGGCCTGAGTCCCCCCCCAGCATCCTTGCCCCGCCTGTGGTTCCCACTGCTGATAAG GTCTCCTCAGCGactacttcctcccaccatgaggccagcactcaggagacctcTGAGAGCAGCAGGGACTCAAAGGGGAGAAAGTCTTCCAGCCATAGCCTGAGTCATAAGGgcaagaagctgggcagtgggaaAG GCTCATCGCTGCAGAGCTCTCCTGACTTTGCAGCCTTCCCCAAGCTGGAGCAGCCTGAGGAAGACAAGTACTCCAAGCCCACGGCCCCCACGCCGCCAGCTCCTCCCTCACCCACGATCCCTGAGCCCCCCAAGGCTGACCTCTTTGAACAGAAAGTTGTCTTCTCTGGCTTTGGGCCCATCATGCGTTTCACTACCACCACCTCCAGCTCCAGCCGGGCCCGAGCCCCTTCACCTGGAGACTATAAGTCTCCCCATGTTTCAGGGGCTGGAGCCTCAGCAGGCACCCATAAACGGATGCCTGCACTGAGTGCCACCCTTGGGCCTGCTGAGGAGGCCCCTGAGACTAccctgaaagagaagaaacacaaagcCAGCAAGAGGAGCCGACATGGGCCAGGCAGACCCAAGGGTAGCCGAGGCAAGGAGGGTGCTACAGGCCCGACCGCCTCCCTTCCTGCAGCTCAGCTGGCTGGCTTTACTGCCACTGCAGCCTCACCCTTCTCTGGGGGTTCCCTGGTCAGCTCTGGCCTGGGGGGTCTGGCCTCTCGTACCTTTGGGCCTTCAGGAAGCTTGCCCAGCTTGAGCCTGGAGTCACCTCTACTGGGGGCAG GCATCTATACCAGTAATAAAGACCCCATCTCTCACGGTGGAGGGATGCTGCGGGCTGTCTGCAGCACCCCACTCTCCTCCAGCCTGCTGGGGCCCACAGGGACCTCAGCCTTGCCCCGCCTCAGTCGGTCCCCATTCACCAGCACCCTCCCGTCCTCTTCTGCTTCGATCTCCACCACTCAG GTGTTTTCTCTGGCTGGTTCAACCTTCAGCCTCCCTTCATCCCACATCTTTGGAACCCCCATGGGTACTGTTAACCCTCTCCTCACCCAGGCGGAGAGCAGCCACACAG AGCCAGACCTAGAAGACTGCAGCTTCCGGTGTCATGGGACCTCCCCCCAGGAGAGTCTCTCTTCCAT GTCTCCCATCAGTAGCCTCCCTGCGCTCTTCGACCAGACAACGTCAGCGCCCTGTGGGAGTGGCCAGTTAGACTCCACAGCCCCTGGAACAACCAACATGGAGCAGCTGCTGGAAAAGCAGGGTGACGGAGAGACTGGTGTCAACA TTGTCGAGATGCTGAAGGCCCTGCATGCACTGCAGAAGGAAAACCAGCGGCTGCAGGAGCAAATCCTTAGCCTGACGGCTAAGAAGGAGCGACTACAGATCCTTAATGTTCAGCTCTCTGTACCCTTCCCTGCCCTGCCTGCTGCGCTGCCAGCCACTAACGGCCCTGTCCCTGGGCCCTATGGACTGCTTCCTCAAG CTGGCAGCAGTGACTCCCTGAGCATCAGTAAGAGCCCGCCTGGGAAGAACAGCCTTGGCCTGGACAACTCCCTGTCCACATCTTCCGAG gacccacactcaGGCTGCCCGAGCCGCAGCAGCTCTTCGCTCTCCTTCCACAGCACGCCCCCACCGCTGCCCCTGCTCCAGCAGAGCCCCGCTACTCTGCCCTTGGCCCTGCCTGGGGCtcctgccccactcccaccccagccaCAGAACGGGCTGGGCCGGGCGCCCGGAGCAGCAGGGCTGGGAGCCATGCCCATGGCTGAGGGGCTGTTGGGTGGGCTGGCAGGCAACGGGAGCCTGCCCCTCAATGGGCTTCTGGGAGGGTTGAATGGGGCTGCTGCTCCCAACCCTGCGGGCTTGAGCCAGGCTGGCGGGGCCCCCACGCTTCAACTGCCAGGTTGTCTCAACAG cctgacAGAGCAGCAGAGACACCTCCTCCAACAGCaagagcagcagctgcagcagctgcagcagctccTAGCCTCTCCACAGCTGACCCCA GAGCACCAGACTGTGGTCTACCAGATGATCCAGCAGATTCAGCAGAAGCGGGAGCTGCAGCGGCTGCAGATGGCTGGGGGCTCCCAGCTGCCCATGGCCAGTCTACTGGCTGGAAGCTCCACCCCACTTCTGTCCGCGGGCACCTCTGGCCTGCTGCCCACAGCATCAGCCCCACCCCTGCTGCCTGCTGGAGCCCTAGTGGCCCCTTCACTGGGCAGCAATACAAGTCTCATGGCTGCAGCGGCTGCGGCCGCAGCAGTGGCGGCGGCAGGCGGACCTCCAGTTCTCACTGCTCAGACCAACccctttctcagccttcctgggGCAGATGCCAGTGGGAATGGCCCCAAAGGAGGG ACCGCTGACAAAGGAGCCTCAGCCAGCCAGGAAAAAGGCTAA
- the Mllt6 gene encoding protein AF-17 isoform X5, with product MKEMVGGCCVCSDERGWAENPLVYCDGHACSVAVHQACYGIVQVPTGPWFCRKCESQERAARVRCELCPHKDGALKRTDNGGWAHVVCALYIPEVQFANVLTMEPIVLQYVPHDRFNKTCYICEEQGRESKAASGACMTCNRHGCRQAFHVTCAQMAGLLCEEEVLEVDNVKYCGYCKYHFSKMKTSRHSSGGAGGGGAGGAGAGAGGGGSSGSSGTSGGGGGSGGGSNSFLSGRRSRSASPSTQQEKHPTHHEKGQKKSRKDKERLKQKHKKRPESPPSILAPPVVPTADKVSSATTSSHHEASTQETSESSRDSKGRKSSSHSLSHKGKKLGSGKGVSSFTSASSSSSSSSSSSSSGGPFQPAGIYTSNKDPISHGGGMLRAVCSTPLSSSLLGPTGTSALPRLSRSPFTSTLPSSSASISTTQVFSLAGSTFSLPSSHIFGTPMGTVNPLLTQAESSHTEPDLEDCSFRCHGTSPQESLSSMSPISSLPALFDQTTSAPCGSGQLDSTAPGTTNMEQLLEKQGDGETGVNIVEMLKALHALQKENQRLQEQILSLTAKKERLQILNVQLSVPFPALPAALPATNGPVPGPYGLLPQAGSSDSLSISKSPPGKNSLGLDNSLSTSSEDPHSGCPSRSSSSLSFHSTPPPLPLLQQSPATLPLALPGAPAPLPPQPQNGLGRAPGAAGLGAMPMAEGLLGGLAGNGSLPLNGLLGGLNGAAAPNPAGLSQAGGAPTLQLPGCLNSLTEQQRHLLQQQEQQLQQLQQLLASPQLTPEHQTVVYQMIQQIQQKRELQRLQMAGGSQLPMASLLAGSSTPLLSAGTSGLLPTASAPPLLPAGALVAPSLGSNTSLMAAAAAAAAVAAAGGPPVLTAQTNPFLSLPGADASGNGPKGGTADKGASASQEKG from the exons CTTGCTATGGCATCGTCCAGGTGCCAACAGGACCCTGGTTCTGCAGGAAATGTGAATCTCAGGAGCGTGCAGCCAGGGTG AGGTGTGAGCTGTGCCCACACAAAGATGGGGCATTGAAGAGGACTGACAATGGAG GCTGGGCCCATGTGGTGTGCGCCCTCTACATCCCCGAGGTGCAGTTCGCCAACGTGCTCACCATGGAGCCCATCGTCCTGCAGTACGTGCCTCATGATCGCTTCAACAAG ACCTGTTACATCTGTGAGGAACAGGGCCGGGAAAGCAAAGCCGCCTCAGGAGCCTGCATGACCTGTAACCGCCATGGATGCAGACAAGCTTTTCATGTTACCTG TGCCCAGATGGCAGGCCTGCTGTGCGAGGAGGAGGTGCTGGAGGTAGACAATGTGAAGTACTGTGGCTACTGCAAGTACCACTTCAGCAAAATG AAGACGTCCCGGCACTCCAGcgggggagcaggaggaggaggagcaggaggagcaggagcaggagcaggaggaggaggcagcagcggcagcagtgGTACCAGCGGTGGTGGAGGTGGCTCCGGGGGAGGCAGCAACAGCTTTCTTAGTGGCAGGAGAAGCCGGTCAGCCTCACCATCCACCCAGCAGGAGAAGCACCCTACCCACCATGAGAAGGGCCAGAAGAAG AGTCGAAAGGACAAAGAACGCCTTAAACAGAAGCACAAGAAGCGGCCTGAGTCCCCCCCCAGCATCCTTGCCCCGCCTGTGGTTCCCACTGCTGATAAG GTCTCCTCAGCGactacttcctcccaccatgaggccagcactcaggagacctcTGAGAGCAGCAGGGACTCAAAGGGGAGAAAGTCTTCCAGCCATAGCCTGAGTCATAAGGgcaagaagctgggcagtgggaaAGGTGTGAGCAGTTTtacctccgcctcctcctcctcttcttcctcttcctcctcctcctcttctggggGGCCTTTTCAGCCTGCAG GCATCTATACCAGTAATAAAGACCCCATCTCTCACGGTGGAGGGATGCTGCGGGCTGTCTGCAGCACCCCACTCTCCTCCAGCCTGCTGGGGCCCACAGGGACCTCAGCCTTGCCCCGCCTCAGTCGGTCCCCATTCACCAGCACCCTCCCGTCCTCTTCTGCTTCGATCTCCACCACTCAG GTGTTTTCTCTGGCTGGTTCAACCTTCAGCCTCCCTTCATCCCACATCTTTGGAACCCCCATGGGTACTGTTAACCCTCTCCTCACCCAGGCGGAGAGCAGCCACACAG AGCCAGACCTAGAAGACTGCAGCTTCCGGTGTCATGGGACCTCCCCCCAGGAGAGTCTCTCTTCCAT GTCTCCCATCAGTAGCCTCCCTGCGCTCTTCGACCAGACAACGTCAGCGCCCTGTGGGAGTGGCCAGTTAGACTCCACAGCCCCTGGAACAACCAACATGGAGCAGCTGCTGGAAAAGCAGGGTGACGGAGAGACTGGTGTCAACA TTGTCGAGATGCTGAAGGCCCTGCATGCACTGCAGAAGGAAAACCAGCGGCTGCAGGAGCAAATCCTTAGCCTGACGGCTAAGAAGGAGCGACTACAGATCCTTAATGTTCAGCTCTCTGTACCCTTCCCTGCCCTGCCTGCTGCGCTGCCAGCCACTAACGGCCCTGTCCCTGGGCCCTATGGACTGCTTCCTCAAG CTGGCAGCAGTGACTCCCTGAGCATCAGTAAGAGCCCGCCTGGGAAGAACAGCCTTGGCCTGGACAACTCCCTGTCCACATCTTCCGAG gacccacactcaGGCTGCCCGAGCCGCAGCAGCTCTTCGCTCTCCTTCCACAGCACGCCCCCACCGCTGCCCCTGCTCCAGCAGAGCCCCGCTACTCTGCCCTTGGCCCTGCCTGGGGCtcctgccccactcccaccccagccaCAGAACGGGCTGGGCCGGGCGCCCGGAGCAGCAGGGCTGGGAGCCATGCCCATGGCTGAGGGGCTGTTGGGTGGGCTGGCAGGCAACGGGAGCCTGCCCCTCAATGGGCTTCTGGGAGGGTTGAATGGGGCTGCTGCTCCCAACCCTGCGGGCTTGAGCCAGGCTGGCGGGGCCCCCACGCTTCAACTGCCAGGTTGTCTCAACAG cctgacAGAGCAGCAGAGACACCTCCTCCAACAGCaagagcagcagctgcagcagctgcagcagctccTAGCCTCTCCACAGCTGACCCCA GAGCACCAGACTGTGGTCTACCAGATGATCCAGCAGATTCAGCAGAAGCGGGAGCTGCAGCGGCTGCAGATGGCTGGGGGCTCCCAGCTGCCCATGGCCAGTCTACTGGCTGGAAGCTCCACCCCACTTCTGTCCGCGGGCACCTCTGGCCTGCTGCCCACAGCATCAGCCCCACCCCTGCTGCCTGCTGGAGCCCTAGTGGCCCCTTCACTGGGCAGCAATACAAGTCTCATGGCTGCAGCGGCTGCGGCCGCAGCAGTGGCGGCGGCAGGCGGACCTCCAGTTCTCACTGCTCAGACCAACccctttctcagccttcctgggGCAGATGCCAGTGGGAATGGCCCCAAAGGAGGG ACCGCTGACAAAGGAGCCTCAGCCAGCCAGGAAAAAGGCTAA
- the Mllt6 gene encoding protein AF-17 isoform X1 — protein MKEMVGGCCVCSDERGWAENPLVYCDGHACSVAVHQACYGIVQVPTGPWFCRKCESQERAARVRCELCPHKDGALKRTDNGGWAHVVCALYIPEVQFANVLTMEPIVLQYVPHDRFNKTCYICEEQGRESKAASGACMTCNRHGCRQAFHVTCAQMAGLLCEEEVLEVDNVKYCGYCKYHFSKMTSRHSSGGAGGGGAGGAGAGAGGGGSSGSSGTSGGGGGSGGGSNSFLSGRRSRSASPSTQQEKHPTHHEKGQKKSRKDKERLKQKHKKRPESPPSILAPPVVPTADKVSSATTSSHHEASTQETSESSRDSKGRKSSSHSLSHKGKKLGSGKGVSSFTSASSSSSSSSSSSSSGGPFQPAGSSLQSSPDFAAFPKLEQPEEDKYSKPTAPTPPAPPSPTIPEPPKADLFEQKVVFSGFGPIMRFTTTTSSSSRARAPSPGDYKSPHVSGAGASAGTHKRMPALSATLGPAEEAPETTLKEKKHKASKRSRHGPGRPKGSRGKEGATGPTASLPAAQLAGFTATAASPFSGGSLVSSGLGGLASRTFGPSGSLPSLSLESPLLGAGIYTSNKDPISHGGGMLRAVCSTPLSSSLLGPTGTSALPRLSRSPFTSTLPSSSASISTTQVFSLAGSTFSLPSSHIFGTPMGTVNPLLTQAESSHTEPDLEDCSFRCHGTSPQESLSSMSPISSLPALFDQTTSAPCGSGQLDSTAPGTTNMEQLLEKQGDGETGVNIVEMLKALHALQKENQRLQEQILSLTAKKERLQILNVQLSVPFPALPAALPATNGPVPGPYGLLPQAGSSDSLSISKSPPGKNSLGLDNSLSTSSEDPHSGCPSRSSSSLSFHSTPPPLPLLQQSPATLPLALPGAPAPLPPQPQNGLGRAPGAAGLGAMPMAEGLLGGLAGNGSLPLNGLLGGLNGAAAPNPAGLSQAGGAPTLQLPGCLNSLTEQQRHLLQQQEQQLQQLQQLLASPQLTPEHQTVVYQMIQQIQQKRELQRLQMAGGSQLPMASLLAGSSTPLLSAGTSGLLPTASAPPLLPAGALVAPSLGSNTSLMAAAAAAAAVAAAGGPPVLTAQTNPFLSLPGADASGNGPKGGTADKGASASQEKG, from the exons CTTGCTATGGCATCGTCCAGGTGCCAACAGGACCCTGGTTCTGCAGGAAATGTGAATCTCAGGAGCGTGCAGCCAGGGTG AGGTGTGAGCTGTGCCCACACAAAGATGGGGCATTGAAGAGGACTGACAATGGAG GCTGGGCCCATGTGGTGTGCGCCCTCTACATCCCCGAGGTGCAGTTCGCCAACGTGCTCACCATGGAGCCCATCGTCCTGCAGTACGTGCCTCATGATCGCTTCAACAAG ACCTGTTACATCTGTGAGGAACAGGGCCGGGAAAGCAAAGCCGCCTCAGGAGCCTGCATGACCTGTAACCGCCATGGATGCAGACAAGCTTTTCATGTTACCTG TGCCCAGATGGCAGGCCTGCTGTGCGAGGAGGAGGTGCTGGAGGTAGACAATGTGAAGTACTGTGGCTACTGCAAGTACCACTTCAGCAAAATG ACGTCCCGGCACTCCAGcgggggagcaggaggaggaggagcaggaggagcaggagcaggagcaggaggaggaggcagcagcggcagcagtgGTACCAGCGGTGGTGGAGGTGGCTCCGGGGGAGGCAGCAACAGCTTTCTTAGTGGCAGGAGAAGCCGGTCAGCCTCACCATCCACCCAGCAGGAGAAGCACCCTACCCACCATGAGAAGGGCCAGAAGAAG AGTCGAAAGGACAAAGAACGCCTTAAACAGAAGCACAAGAAGCGGCCTGAGTCCCCCCCCAGCATCCTTGCCCCGCCTGTGGTTCCCACTGCTGATAAG GTCTCCTCAGCGactacttcctcccaccatgaggccagcactcaggagacctcTGAGAGCAGCAGGGACTCAAAGGGGAGAAAGTCTTCCAGCCATAGCCTGAGTCATAAGGgcaagaagctgggcagtgggaaAGGTGTGAGCAGTTTtacctccgcctcctcctcctcttcttcctcttcctcctcctcctcttctggggGGCCTTTTCAGCCTGCAG GCTCATCGCTGCAGAGCTCTCCTGACTTTGCAGCCTTCCCCAAGCTGGAGCAGCCTGAGGAAGACAAGTACTCCAAGCCCACGGCCCCCACGCCGCCAGCTCCTCCCTCACCCACGATCCCTGAGCCCCCCAAGGCTGACCTCTTTGAACAGAAAGTTGTCTTCTCTGGCTTTGGGCCCATCATGCGTTTCACTACCACCACCTCCAGCTCCAGCCGGGCCCGAGCCCCTTCACCTGGAGACTATAAGTCTCCCCATGTTTCAGGGGCTGGAGCCTCAGCAGGCACCCATAAACGGATGCCTGCACTGAGTGCCACCCTTGGGCCTGCTGAGGAGGCCCCTGAGACTAccctgaaagagaagaaacacaaagcCAGCAAGAGGAGCCGACATGGGCCAGGCAGACCCAAGGGTAGCCGAGGCAAGGAGGGTGCTACAGGCCCGACCGCCTCCCTTCCTGCAGCTCAGCTGGCTGGCTTTACTGCCACTGCAGCCTCACCCTTCTCTGGGGGTTCCCTGGTCAGCTCTGGCCTGGGGGGTCTGGCCTCTCGTACCTTTGGGCCTTCAGGAAGCTTGCCCAGCTTGAGCCTGGAGTCACCTCTACTGGGGGCAG GCATCTATACCAGTAATAAAGACCCCATCTCTCACGGTGGAGGGATGCTGCGGGCTGTCTGCAGCACCCCACTCTCCTCCAGCCTGCTGGGGCCCACAGGGACCTCAGCCTTGCCCCGCCTCAGTCGGTCCCCATTCACCAGCACCCTCCCGTCCTCTTCTGCTTCGATCTCCACCACTCAG GTGTTTTCTCTGGCTGGTTCAACCTTCAGCCTCCCTTCATCCCACATCTTTGGAACCCCCATGGGTACTGTTAACCCTCTCCTCACCCAGGCGGAGAGCAGCCACACAG AGCCAGACCTAGAAGACTGCAGCTTCCGGTGTCATGGGACCTCCCCCCAGGAGAGTCTCTCTTCCAT GTCTCCCATCAGTAGCCTCCCTGCGCTCTTCGACCAGACAACGTCAGCGCCCTGTGGGAGTGGCCAGTTAGACTCCACAGCCCCTGGAACAACCAACATGGAGCAGCTGCTGGAAAAGCAGGGTGACGGAGAGACTGGTGTCAACA TTGTCGAGATGCTGAAGGCCCTGCATGCACTGCAGAAGGAAAACCAGCGGCTGCAGGAGCAAATCCTTAGCCTGACGGCTAAGAAGGAGCGACTACAGATCCTTAATGTTCAGCTCTCTGTACCCTTCCCTGCCCTGCCTGCTGCGCTGCCAGCCACTAACGGCCCTGTCCCTGGGCCCTATGGACTGCTTCCTCAAG CTGGCAGCAGTGACTCCCTGAGCATCAGTAAGAGCCCGCCTGGGAAGAACAGCCTTGGCCTGGACAACTCCCTGTCCACATCTTCCGAG gacccacactcaGGCTGCCCGAGCCGCAGCAGCTCTTCGCTCTCCTTCCACAGCACGCCCCCACCGCTGCCCCTGCTCCAGCAGAGCCCCGCTACTCTGCCCTTGGCCCTGCCTGGGGCtcctgccccactcccaccccagccaCAGAACGGGCTGGGCCGGGCGCCCGGAGCAGCAGGGCTGGGAGCCATGCCCATGGCTGAGGGGCTGTTGGGTGGGCTGGCAGGCAACGGGAGCCTGCCCCTCAATGGGCTTCTGGGAGGGTTGAATGGGGCTGCTGCTCCCAACCCTGCGGGCTTGAGCCAGGCTGGCGGGGCCCCCACGCTTCAACTGCCAGGTTGTCTCAACAG cctgacAGAGCAGCAGAGACACCTCCTCCAACAGCaagagcagcagctgcagcagctgcagcagctccTAGCCTCTCCACAGCTGACCCCA GAGCACCAGACTGTGGTCTACCAGATGATCCAGCAGATTCAGCAGAAGCGGGAGCTGCAGCGGCTGCAGATGGCTGGGGGCTCCCAGCTGCCCATGGCCAGTCTACTGGCTGGAAGCTCCACCCCACTTCTGTCCGCGGGCACCTCTGGCCTGCTGCCCACAGCATCAGCCCCACCCCTGCTGCCTGCTGGAGCCCTAGTGGCCCCTTCACTGGGCAGCAATACAAGTCTCATGGCTGCAGCGGCTGCGGCCGCAGCAGTGGCGGCGGCAGGCGGACCTCCAGTTCTCACTGCTCAGACCAACccctttctcagccttcctgggGCAGATGCCAGTGGGAATGGCCCCAAAGGAGGG ACCGCTGACAAAGGAGCCTCAGCCAGCCAGGAAAAAGGCTAA